The Naumovozyma dairenensis CBS 421 chromosome 3, complete genome genome has a window encoding:
- the TDA1 gene encoding protein kinase TDA1 (similar to Saccharomyces cerevisiae YMR291W; ancestral locus Anc_5.38): protein MLHIQPLTSMDDPSNLNTGSKEANSLPKNNHLPTPPTSSDGTTTTEVMTWPNLSHNEKAFKCKYVTKHNSQLGDGNFSIVKECINIQTKDHFAMKLINKKIVKGKIKLIQREFKLLKFISEEIRSVERVNMKSQTQPSSLRINSNKYTNANANVNTNMYDTFDGHHHILQLFDFFETKDSIVLITQLCQKDDLYELIIQNEKLDLKRQVVPFTACLLSALQFLHSHGIVHRDIKAENVLFRLNPTNTNGDMKIDQGYDLMAHDLILADFGLATQLDSSSLKEYVGTISYIAPEIVKCKGVEKMNADELNSLTKYSYPVDIWALGVLTYFMALGFTPFDCENDEETLDCISKCDYYVDDDMLHDPTLKEFWSFIQCCFTKDVANRPTAFDLKYHPFLMDHFKSSLNKNLMKRPQALLGSQFHSQSQLNLRARGNGNDNSSTTTSNINLQNILVVEDQQGEELLDTPAFLFSSLPMVRNKSSSSLHSLKSPSRSKINSNSSSTTSLSSLISATSESFNNGNSSSSSCSMTTTHPKVQKKVTKVHPAKITNTTPSKFELSDMHVKHNLIQASTNKQEKNLDKIRDTLRRTLSMTSLRQPLPPPSASSNNKAGTLTSSTSSKLLKKNSTFVLDPKPPASSLMNGCFSTTPEAISNFTTPKELSRQSSFVNNHKSMTANIVANSNLKQENKKYNANDNANANDNDNDDEDEDEDDDNDDAGIYI from the coding sequence ATGCTACACATTCAACCACTAACAAGTATGGATGACCCTTCTAACCTCAACACTGGTTCTAAGGAAGCTAATTCCTTACCGAAAAATAATCATCTACCCACTCCTCCAACCTCCTCTGATGGAACGACTACGACTGAAGTAATGACATGGCCAAACTTATCCCATAACGAAAAAGCATTCAAATGTAAATACGTCACCAAACATAACTCTCAACTTGGTGATGGTAACTTCAGTATAGTAAAAGAATGTATAAACATTCAAACAAAGGATCATTTCGCcatgaaattaattaacAAGAAAATCGTCAAAgggaaaataaaattaatcCAAAGAGAATTCAAACTTTTAAAATTCATATCAGAGGAAATTAGATCAGTAGAAAGAGTTAACATGAAATCTCAAACTCaaccttcttctttaagaATAAACAGTAATAAATACACGAACGCAAACGCGAACGTAAACACGAATATGTATGATACATTTGATGgtcatcatcatatattacaattatttgatttcttcgAAACAAAAGATAGTATCGTATTAATTACCCAACTATGTCAAAAAGATGACTTATATGaactaataatacaaaatgaaaaattagatcTGAAAAGACAAGTAGTACCCTTCACTGCATGTCTATTAAGTGCTTTACAATTCTTACATTCTCATGGGATAGTTCATAGAGATATTAAAGCTGAAAACGTTTTATTTAGACTGAATCCCACGAATACTAACGGCGACATGAAGATAGACCAAGGCTATGATTTGATGGCTCATGATTTGATTCTGGCGGATTTTGGTCTTGCCACACAATtagattcttcatctttgaaagaatacGTTGGAACCATCTCATATATTGCTCCGGAAATTGTTAAATGTAAAGGTGTCGAGAAAATGAATGctgatgaattgaattctttGACTAAATATAGTTATCCAGTTGATATTTGGGCCCTCGGTGTTCTCACGTACTTTATGGCATTGGGGTTTACTCCATTCGATTGTGAAAATGATGAGGAAACTTTGGATTGTATCTCGAAATGTGATTATTATGTGGATGATGATATGTTACATGATCCAACTTTAAAGGAATTTTGGAGTTTTATACAATGTTGTTTTACCAAAGATGTGGCTAATAGACCTACTGcttttgatttgaaatatcatcCTTTCTTAATGGACCATTTTAAATCTTCACTTAATAAGAATCTAATGAAAAGACCCCAAGCTTTGTTAGGGTCTCAATTTCATTCACAATCTCAATTGAATTTACGTGCAAGAGGAAATGGAAATGACAACTcctcaacaacaactagTAACATTAActtacaaaatatattggTAGTGGAAGATCAGCAAGgtgaagaattattagatacACCagcatttttattttctagTTTACCCATGGtaagaaataaatcaagTTCTAGTTTACACTCATTAAAGTCTCCAAGTAGATcgaaaataaattctaattcatcttctacGACATCGTTATCATCTCTGATATCTGCCACTTCagaatcatttaataacggaaatagtagtagtagtagcTGTAGCATGACAACAACTCATCCTAAGGTACAGAAAAAGGTTACGAAAGTCCATCCGGCTAAGATTACAAATACTACTCCAagtaaatttgaattatctGATATGCATGTTAAACACAACTTAATACAAGCATCtacaaacaaacaagagaaaaatttagATAAAATAAGAGATACATTAAGAAGGACATTATCAATGACATCTTTAAGGCAACCCCTTCCACCACCATCAGCTTCTAGCAACAATAAGGCGGGCACATTGACATCGTCAACGTCatctaaattattaaagaaaaattccaCGTTTGTATTGGATCCAAAACCTCCAGCAAGTTCATTGATGAATGGTTGTTTTAGTACCACTCCAGAGGCAATTTCTAATTTTACAACCCCAAAAGAATTATCAAGACAAAGTTCATTCGTGAATAATCATAAATCCATGACTGCTAACATTGTCGctaattctaatttgaaacaagaaaataaaaagtaCAATGCTAATGATAATGCTAATGCTaacgataatgataatgatgacgaagacgaagacgaagacgatgataatgatgatgctggtatttatatatga
- the GOT1 gene encoding Got1p (similar to Saccharomyces cerevisiae GOT1 (YMR292W); ancestral locus Anc_5.35), which translates to MLGNFIKKDRNAQFGVAFTFGGFLFFLFGIVTFFDRALLALGNILFLIGVLLIIGPHKTYNFFNRPTKRRGSICFLIGISLILSKWTFIGFIIESLGIVGLFGDFFGIIVQFLRSLPIIGPILSNPAIAPFIDRLAGISVLPV; encoded by the exons ATGCTGGGAAACTTCATCAAGAAAGATCGAAATGCAC AATTCGGTGTTGCATTCACATTCGGTggctttcttttcttcctATTTGGGATCGTCACTTTCTTCGACCGTGCCCTTCTAGCATTAGGTAACATATTATTCCTAATCGGTGTCTTATTAATCATAGGACCCCACAAGACatataatttcttcaatagaCCAACGAAAAGGCGCGGTTCTATTTGTTTCCTTATAGGTATATCATTGATACTTTCCAAATGGACATTTATTGGATTCATCATTGAATCATTAGGAATTGTCGGATTATTTGGTGATTTCTTTGGAATTATTGTCCAATTCTTAAGATCTTTACCTATTATTGGTCCTATTTTATCAAATCCAGCTATCGCTCCATTTATAGATAGATTGGCTGGGATTAGCGTACTGCCTGTGTAA
- the HER2 gene encoding glutamyl-tRNA(Gln) amidotransferase subunit HER2 (similar to Saccharomyces cerevisiae YMR293C; ancestral locus Anc_5.33) encodes MSQAKSIDHVIKALPKLQSRYNIFAHLEPSTKILQRYNDIQKNQPNSTLAGTISAIKDNIVTQDSNTTCASQMLKEYKSPFTATIVKLLSNAGTTIVGKTNMDEFAMGSLGIHSCYGPTINPSRAFFANDDMGKREMVTGGSSSGSAAAVSATIDGDNIIDFALGTDTGGSVRLPASYCSVLGFKGSYGRISRYGVVSFAQSLDTVGIFAKDLPILRGVFDVLNKYDRKDPTSLNDLLRNEIIELSDKCLHRLQNPLRIGIVQEFNQESVDKDIKSAFHDFIGQLMEKGYTVVPISIPSIKYSLPIYYTLAPSEAVSNLSRYDGIRFGTRDPNEDVNNEAFFSKTRSNFGTEVRNRLILGNYNLSSSFAHNNYIQAQKLRVNLINEFDFMFKFPNVLTRNKANVGDDNGIDFIISPTSLNKPTFVRRAMSDKIATDEYFNDIFTIPASLAGLPTMTIPIRGNEPIGIQIMGQYGDDQGVLDFTSTLMKK; translated from the coding sequence ATGTCTCAAGCAAAATCAATTGATCATGTCATAAAAGCTCTCCCGAAGCTACAATCTCGGTACAATATTTTTGCACATTTAGAACCATCAACGAAGATCCTTCAAAGATATAatgatattcaaaaaaatcaacCAAATTCTACCCTTGCAGGTACCATATCTGCCATCAAGGATAATATAGTAACTCAAGATAGTAATACGACGTGTGCTTCTCAAATGTTAAAAGAGTATAAATCGCCCTTTACTGCAACTATagtgaaattattaagtaATGCAGGGACTACAATTGTTGGTAAGACTAATATGGATGAATTTGCAATGGGATCGCTCGGTATTCATTCATGTTATGGTCCTACAATTAATCCCTCGAGAGCATTTTTTGCGAATGATGATATGGGTAAGAGAGAGATGGTCACTGGTGGTTCATCTAGTGGTTCTGCTGCTGCAGTGAGTGCGACAATTGATGGAGATAACATCATTGATTTTGCCTTAGGTACAGATACAGGTGGGTCTGTTCGATTACCAGCTTCATATTGTTCTGTACTGGGATTTAAGGGATCGTATGGACGTATTTCAAGGTATGGTGTCGTTTCATTTGCTCAAAGTTTAGATACGGTTGGCATTTTCGCTAAAGATTTACCAATCTTAAGAGGTGTATTTGATGTACTTAATAAATATGATCGAAAGGATCCAACATCTTTGAATGATCTGTTAAGGAACGAGATTATTGAATTGTCAGACAAATGCTTACATAGATTACAAAACCCATTGCGAATTGGTATAGTACAAGAATTTAACCAAGAATCCGttgataaagatattaaGAGTGCGTTCCATGATTTCATCGGACAACTCATGGAGAAGGGCTATACTGTAGTTCCAATTTCAATACCATCcattaaatattctttaccGATATACTATACTTTAGCACCTTCGGAAGCAGTATCCAATCTATCTAGATATGATGGAATCAGATTTGGCACACGAGACCCTAACGAAGatgttaataatgaagCGTTTTTCTCCAAGACAAGATCTAATTTTGGTACAGAAGTGCGAAACAGGTTAATACTGGGGAATTATAATTTAAGTTCTAGTTTTGCtcataataattatattcaaGCTCAAAAATTACGTgttaatttaattaatgaatttgatttcatGTTCAAATTTCCAAATGTTTTAACTAGAAATAAAGCAAATGTTGGTGATGATAATGGAATTGATTTTATCATCAGTCCCAcatcattaaataaacCAACTTTTGTCAGAAGAGCTATGAGCGATAAAATTGCTACTGATGAGtatttcaatgatatatttactATTCCAGCATCTTTAGCAGGATTACCAACCATGACTATTCCAATAAGAGGCAATGAACCAATTggaattcaaataatgggACAATATGGAGATGATCAAGGTGTTCTTGATTTTACATCaacattaatgaaaaaataa
- the JNM1 gene encoding Jnm1p (similar to Saccharomyces cerevisiae JNM1 (YMR294W); ancestral locus Anc_5.32) translates to MEVFDFTDNVEDVSYEFMSALDDTQPKIFESEGTELLPENGLQNEYRSTNDTLELYPSNDIDHQGEKSTIIYENTPDMMKVAEQLESQLKKYNATKSTKEDLRKMQIDKPEISTLKKELDKISLQELDDMKRESTMEDKLLFEKIQKSMQSDEKTLLKGLHDKLSEHVSEESNHDNNNNNNDKYILKLPNIEFNSTELYRILNLEERIHKLESSLGHIKDEPNICQSSFEEPIMTQLNKIYRQLILIENNEPVLNNFQKSLTEINKKYEDSLLGKNINKNNDLQELAINNIVNQKTKIDNLYKFYDENKHYADILPKLSERMKLFKKVNMKVSESFQMLQNIDRMIADVASTTEEWNCTINKIVEKISSQEIIVNKNFEKLNDKIQNLEAKLETLTRDKEAFE, encoded by the coding sequence ATGGAGGTGTTTGATTTTACTGATAATGTTGAAGATGTTAGTTACGAATTCATGAGTGCCTTAGATGATACACAACCAAAAATATTCGAATCTGAAGGTACAGAATTATTACCAGAAAACGGTTTGCAAAATGAATACAGATCTACAAACGATACTCTGGAACTGTACCCTAGCAACGATATTGACCATCAGGGGGAGAAAAGCACTATAATTTATGAGAATACACCAGATATGATGAAAGTTGCAGAACAATTGGAAtcacaattgaaaaaatataatgcAACGAAATCAACGAAGGAAGACCTTCGAAAAATGCAGATCGATAAACCTGAAATATCTACTTTGAAGAAGGAATTGGATAAAATATCTTTACAAGAACTGGATGATATGAAGAGGGAATCTACTATGGAGGATAAATTATTGTTTGAGAAGATACAAAAATCGATGCAATCTGATGAAAAAACATTGTTGAAGGGATTACATGATAAACTATCAGAGCATGTATCTGAGGAAAGTAAccatgataataataataataataatgataaatatatattgaaactTCCCAacattgaattcaattctACTGAATTATATCGTATACTGAATTTAGAAGAAAGAATTCATAAACTTGAGTCAAGTTTAGGCCATATAAAAGATGAACCGAATATTTGCCAATCAAGTTTTGAAGAACCAATAATGActcaattaaataaaatataccgccaattgattttaataGAGAATAATGAACCTGTCTTGAAtaactttcaaaaaagtttgacagaaataaataagaaatatgaagattcattattaggtaagaatattaataagaataatgatCTACAAGAGTTGGctataaataatatagtaAATCAAAAGACTAAAATTGATAATCTTTATAAGTtttatgatgaaaataaacattACGCTGATATTTTACCAAAACTTTCTGAAAGAATGAAACTTTTCAAGAAAGTAAATATGAAGGTTTCAGAGAGTTTCCAGATGCTTCAAAACATTGATAGAATGATAGCCGATGTTGCATCAACTACAGAAGAATGGAATTGCAcgataaataaaattgttgaGAAAATTAGCTCGCAAGAAATCattgtaaataaaaattttgaGAAGTTAAATGATAAGATACAAAACCTTGAGGCTAAACTAGAAACGTTGACAAGGGATAAGGAAGCCTTTGAATGA
- the GSR1 gene encoding Gsr1p (similar to Saccharomyces cerevisiae YGR273C and YMR295C; ancestral locus Anc_5.29): MMHFRKKSGVSNKSNSDDPNHIAKVEVSKEDAQRLKVRTASVNDPILDAVNEAQPFEQAADAFHDNMNRQSYFSTDGGNVLRDVFGQPIQNADISNPTRARDERPLDTIRSFEYAVSGDPVWAQQLETPQYGFRVRPDFPSFGDSNPYDANGMPVQANQMYGEQGVYQAPVRQQTDEKKKKKRGFFGRKKKKNSD, translated from the coding sequence ATGATGCATTTTAGAAAGAAATCCGGTGTAAGTAATAAATCCAACTCCGACGATCCCAACCATATAGCCAAAGTGGAAGTCTCTAAAGAAGATGCTCAAAGATTAAAAGTCCGTACAGCCTCAGTGAACGATCCAATCTTAGACGCCGTCAATGAAGCGCAACCTTTCGAACAAGCTGCTGATGCATTCCATGACAATATGAATAGACAATCATATTTCTCCACAGATGGTGGCAATGTCTTGCGTGATGTATTTGGCCAACCTATTCAAAACGCTGATATTTCTAATCCAACTAGAGCTAGAGATGAAAGACCATTGGATACCATCAGAAGTTTCGAATATGCTGTCTCAGGGGACCCTGTTTGGGCTCAACAATTAGAAACTCCTCAATATGGATTTAGAGTGAGACCTGATTTCCCATCATTTGGAGATAGTAATCCTTATGATGCTAATGGGATGCCTGTGCAGGCTAATCAAATGTACGGTGAACAAGGAGTTTATCAAGCTCCTGTTCGTCAACAAACTGacgaaaagaaaaagaagaagagagGCTTCTTTGgtagaaagaagaagaagaattctGATTAG
- the LCB1 gene encoding serine C-palmitoyltransferase LCB1 (similar to Saccharomyces cerevisiae LCB1 (YMR296C); ancestral locus Anc_5.28), translating into MSHIPQVLPTSIPIPSFVITAFSYIWYYLSAILTRIPGGPYVIPYIQKSHHDDPYRTTVEIGLILYGIYFYLSKPQQKKGLQSNRPKLSPQEIDSLIDEWQPEPLVDPSVLDEQSWRLSSIPVIENSGPSNHVNISRNDGKETFNDLFNLSSNNFLQLTSDEELVQVAKKTIKNYGVGACGPAGFYGNQDVHYALEYDLAQFFGTEGAVLYGQDFCVASSVLSAFNKRGDVIVADDQVSLALQNALQLSRATVYYFEHNNMQSLENLLAELTEMEANDKPPAIPRKFIVTEGLFQNSGDIAPLPELTNLKEKYKFRLFVDETFSIGVLGETGRGLPEHFGMIRASSIDVTVGSLATAIGSSGGFCLGDAVMAHHQRIGSNAYCFSASLPAYTTTTASRVLQILNTDKVIVSKLQQFSKMVFDFFVNDLDLQKIIKVTSFELSPVLHFRLLPEIRKAKFNYTAEELFETISRLQKRNATTKYIEPYENEERFLQSVVDAAIKKHGILISRNTIILQHETLPIVPSLKICCNAKMDEEELRKACVAVKDVLIEACQN; encoded by the coding sequence atgtcACATATACCTCAAGTCTTACCGACATCCATCCCAATCCCAAGTTTTGTTATCACTGCGTTTTCATACATATGGTATTATTTATCAGCAATATTAACAAGAATACCAGGTGGTCCATACGTGATACCATACATTCAAAAATCTCATCATGATGATCCATATAGAACCACCGTCGAAATTGGGCTAATTTTGTATGGtatttacttttatttATCCAAGCCTCAACAAAAGAAAGGTCTTCAATCCAATAGACCAAAATTATCTCCACAAGAAATCgattcattaattgatgaatgGCAACCAGAACCATTAGTCGATCCATCTGTCCTTGATGAACAATCTTGGAGATTAAGTTCCATACCTGTCATTGAAAATTCTGGTCCTTCCAACCATGTCAATATCTCAAGAAATGATGGGAAAGAAACTTTCAAcgatcttttcaatttatcatcaaataattttttacaATTGACTAGTGATGAGGAATTAGTTCAAGTGGCTAAGAAAACCATTAAGAATTATGGTGTCGGTGCATGTGGTCCTGCTGGGTTTTATGGTAATCAAGATGTTCATTATGCTTTGGAATATGATTTGGCACAATTTTTCGGTACTGAAGGTGCTGTGTTATATGGTCAAGATTTCTGTGTTGCTTCCTCGGTTTTATCTGCATTCAACAAGCGTGGTGATGTGATTGTCGCAGATGATCAAGTCTCTTTAGCTTTGCAAAATGCCTTACAATTAAGTAGAGCTActgtttattatttcgaacataataatatgcAATCTCTGGAAAATTTGTTGGCTGAATTGACTGAAATGGAAGCCAATGATAAACCTCCTGCCATCCCACGTAAGTTCATTGTTACTGAAGGTTTATTCCAAAACTCTGGTGATATTGCTCCCTTACCTGAATTGactaatttgaaagaaaaatacaaatttAGATTATTTGTTGATGAAACGTTTTCAATTGGTGTCCTTGGTGAAACAGGCCGTGGTCTTCCAGAACATTTTGGAATGATTCGTGCCTCTTCTATTGATGTTACTGTTGGTTCTTTGGCTACAGCTATCGGTTCCTCTGGTGGTTTTTGTCTTGGTGATGCTGTAATGGCTCATCATCAACGTATTGGTTCGAATGCTTATTGTTTCTCTGCATCATTACCAGCATACACTACCACCACCGCATCTAGGGTTTTACAAATCTTAAATACTGATAAAGTTATTGTTTCCAAATTGCAacaattttccaaaatggtttttgatttctttgttaatgatttagatttacagaaaattattaaagtCACATCTTTTGAATTATCGCCTGTTTTACATTTCCGATTATTGCCTGAAATTAGAAAGGCTAAATTTAACTATACTGCagaagaattatttgaaacaatttcTCGATTACAAAAGAGGAATGCTACCACTAAATACATCGAACcatatgaaaatgaagaaaggTTTTTACAATCCGTTGTCGATGCAGCGATTAAGAAACATGGTATCTTGATTTCCAGAAACACAATTATTTTGCAACATGAAACTTTACCAATCGTTCCAAGTTTGAAAATATGTTGTAATGCAAAGAtggatgaagaagaactaCGTAAGGCATGTGTCGCTGTCAAGGACGTTTTGATAGAAGCTTGTCAAAACTAG